A single genomic interval of Helianthus annuus cultivar XRQ/B chromosome 6, HanXRQr2.0-SUNRISE, whole genome shotgun sequence harbors:
- the LOC110944856 gene encoding uncharacterized protein LOC110944856 — protein sequence MRVAGFMNAITSKYLTRDFNKCLPKTLEEALERAEAHIRGEEAVDIKEQRKRPPSWRSNSLNRKKENFNSYDKRPRSSDQRRTEGRNPPSREETVNFTALTKTPQEILATEEVKESFRPPRPLPKSKRNENSTQYCKSHEEKGHHTNDCFQLKKRIEEAVKSGELAHLVKGVRDKIAEGKSKEVNMVTFNEKASHKRPRLEAWELQCVCFPPPEGNLLSKPLVVEATVGTIRTSKAYIDTGATTKIMFEKFFSHLNNEECSKLQPPESSTKGIADIPLKPLGQLTLDVYFNEGKMERTKPLTFVVINIPSKYDVIIGRPGQSTFGMAVSVSQGTVKFPTGRGIATLQHTQEAYMVEGESLKNEDDEQGLIINPKYPEQRIRVNTSHSKETFSYLEKLLTHNMDIFAWCPNDMTSVPRDIAEHELKIPPNVKPIVQQKRSLAPDRSLAACKEVEGLV from the coding sequence ATGAGGGTGGCAGGATTCATGAACGCCATCACCTCCAAATATCTTACAAGGGACTTCAACAAGTGTCTACCCAAAACCCTCGAAGAAGCTCTTGAAAGGGCCGAAGCTCATATTCGAGGAGAGGAAGCCGTTGACatcaaggaacaaaggaaaaggCCACCTAGTTGGCGAAGCAACAGCCTTAATAGGAAGAAAGAGAACTTTAATTCCTATGACAAACGTCCTAGAAGCTCAGATCAACGAAGGACTGAAGGTCGGAACCCTCCAAGCAGGGAGGAGACCGTAAACTTCACAGCTCTAACAAAAACCCCACAAGAGATCCTTGCTACCGAAGAAGTAAAAGAAAGCTTCCGACCTCCTCGACCCTTACCCAAGAGCAAGAGAAATGAAAATTCCACTCAGTATTGTAAATCCCATGAAGAAAAAGGCCACCATACAAACGATTGCTTTCAACTCAAGAAGAGAATTGAAGAAGCTGTCAAGTCCGGAGAACTAgcccatttggtaaaaggggtGAGGGACAAGATAGCCGAAGGAAAAAGCAAAGAAGTAAACATGGTGACTTTCAATGAAAAAGCTTCCCACAAACGGCCACGCTTGGAGGCTTGGGAGCTTCAATGTGTCTGCTTCCCACCACCAGAAGGGAACTTGCTCTCGAAACCTTTGGTGGTTGAAGCAACTGTGGGAACAATTAGAACAAGCAAAGCTTACATTGACACAGGGGCAACTACCAAGATCATGTTCGAAAAATTTTTCAGTCATCTAAACAATGAAGAATGTTCTAAGCTTCAACCACCTGAGTCCTCTACAAAAGGTATCGCTGATATACCCCTCAAGCCTTTGGGCCAACTAACCCTTGATGTCTATTTTAATGAAGGCAAGATGGAAAGAACCAAACCACTCActtttgtggttatcaacattcCCTCCAAGTATGATGTAATCATAGGAAGGCCAGGGCAAAGTACATTCGGTATGGCTGTTTCGGTTAGTCAAGGCACCGTGAAATTCCCTACCGGGAGAGGAATTGCAACCCTTCAACATACCCAAGAAGCTTACATGGTTGAAGGGGAAAGCTTAAAGAATGAAGATGACGAGCAAGGGCTGATCATAAACCCCAAATATCCTGAACAAAGGATAAGGGTTAACACAAGCCATTCCAAAGAGACCTTCTCATACCTTGAGAAGTTGCTAACCCACAACATGGACATCTTTGCATGGTGTCCTAATGACATGACCAGCGTCCCTCGGGATATTGCCGAACACGAGCTCAAGATCCCGCCAAACGTGAAACCCATTGTTCAGCAGAAAAGAAGTCTAGCCCCTGATCGAAGCCTAGCAGCATGCAAAGAGGTTGAAGGGTTGGTATAA
- the LOC110864061 gene encoding auxin-responsive protein IAA12: MVLSVSSFFAKRMELHLSLAISSSSSSASSCSSRFDPNYNINYTHEHSNKRKHDDYDDDDNDQTMPLLVWGNFCCNKSHLIIEEHQDHDGDDEVQSNYVFVHRRNEYDGGAIGWPPMKSCTENLCQLTMGNGDGVIGWPPVKLCRKKHCQLKMGTEDGGGGGRSKSTYYKVHMEGIEIARKVDLNLHQSYQTLVPTLANMFGKCFEDVKLTYQDQEGDWLLAGDVPWGTFINTVQRLKLQRK, from the exons ATGGTACTTTCTGTCTCTTCATTCTTTGCAAAAAGAATGGAGCTTCATTTGAGTCTTGctatttcttcatcatcttcatctgcATCTTCTTGTTCTTCAAGATTCGATCCCAACTATAACATCAATTACACCCATGAACATTCGAACAAGAGAAAACatgatgattatgatgatgatgataatgatcaAACAATGCCACTTCTTGTGTGGGGCAACTTTTGTTGCAATAAAAGCCACTTGATCATTGAAGAACACCAAGAtcatgatggtgatgatgaagtTCAGTCGAATTATGTCTTTGTTCATCGAAG GAATGAATACGATGGTGGTGCAATTGGGTGGCCGCCGATGAAATCATGCACGGAGAACCTTTGCCAACTAACAATGGGAAACGGAGATGGTGTGATTGGTTGGCCGCCGGTGAAATTATGTAGGAAAAAACATTGTCAACTGAAAATGGGAACCGAAGATGGTGGCGGCGGTGGAAGGTCAAAGTCAACTTACTATAAAGTCCATATGGAAGGTATAGAAATTGCAAGAAAGGTTGACCTTAACCTACATCAATCCTACCAAACCCTTGTACCCACCTTGGCCAACATGTTTGGTAAAT GCTTTGAAGATGTGAAACTGACTTACCAAGACCAAGAAGGTGACTGGTTGCTCGCTGGAGATGTACCTTgggg AACGTTCATTAACACAGTTCAACGTCTAAAGTTGCAAAGAAAATAA